Proteins encoded by one window of Emticicia oligotrophica DSM 17448:
- a CDS encoding HEPN domain-containing protein, protein MQSFRTELENPLVEKDIIDLERKIRLFREGKIHEEKFRSLRLARGVYGQRQQGVQMVRIKLPYGKMTLKQWNRIADISDEYSTGNLHFTTRQDVQIHFVSLEKTPELWAKLEQDNITLREACGNTVRNITGSPTAGIDPNEPFDITPYVHSTFEYFLRNPVCQEMGRKFKMSFSNTDADTALSYMHDLGFISKIKDGKRGFKIMLGGGLGAQPQLAHTAYEFLEEEAIIPFIEAVLRVFDRHGERNSRHKARLKFLIAKIGFEAFMQLVEEEKLSLKVKTYPIKTEEFDKNDSISVSSEIATKDSVEFNNWFKTNAFAQKQSGYYGVFVRVPLGNISSTVSRSLSAKLANYIADDVRVTVNQGLLLRFVKAENLVKVFEILSEHNLAAPGANSIVNITACPGTDTCNLAISDSTSISLELEKVMKEDFPELIEENKMQIKISGCMNACGQHSMANIGFHGSSLKAGGKVLPALQVLLGGGTIGNGQGRIADKVIKVPSKRGPQLLRTVLNDYETNGLEGEYFNDYYERQGEKYFYNLLKPLADLTNLIDTDFVDWGRDEIFQTEIGVGECASVIIDLVATLFYESEEKIEWAKEAFNENRLADAIYYAYQSQVNTAKALLLDKNINCSTQHGIISEFDKHFENEFGGNVKEQILQINKNEPTKDFAIDFIETAEDFLKQAISVRETLKLEIA, encoded by the coding sequence ATGCAAAGCTTCCGAACTGAGTTAGAAAACCCATTAGTCGAAAAAGACATCATTGATTTAGAGCGTAAAATCAGATTATTCCGTGAAGGAAAAATTCATGAGGAAAAGTTTCGTAGTCTGAGATTAGCACGCGGAGTATATGGGCAACGCCAACAAGGAGTACAAATGGTCAGAATCAAATTACCTTACGGTAAAATGACCCTGAAACAATGGAATAGAATTGCAGATATTTCAGATGAATACTCGACAGGAAACCTTCATTTTACAACTCGTCAAGATGTACAAATTCACTTTGTGAGTCTTGAAAAAACACCAGAATTATGGGCAAAACTCGAACAAGATAATATCACCCTTCGTGAAGCTTGTGGAAATACGGTAAGAAATATTACTGGTTCACCAACAGCAGGAATTGACCCAAATGAACCTTTTGATATTACCCCCTACGTGCATAGCACATTTGAATACTTTTTACGTAACCCCGTTTGTCAAGAAATGGGCCGTAAATTTAAAATGTCATTCTCAAATACAGATGCTGATACCGCTCTTAGCTACATGCACGATTTAGGATTTATTTCTAAAATTAAAGATGGCAAAAGAGGGTTCAAAATAATGCTTGGTGGAGGTTTAGGAGCACAACCACAATTAGCACATACAGCTTATGAATTTTTAGAAGAAGAAGCTATTATTCCTTTTATTGAGGCAGTACTGCGTGTTTTTGACCGCCACGGAGAAAGAAACTCTCGTCATAAAGCACGTTTAAAATTCTTAATTGCAAAAATTGGTTTTGAAGCCTTCATGCAATTAGTTGAAGAAGAAAAACTTTCATTGAAAGTAAAAACTTACCCAATCAAAACTGAGGAATTTGATAAAAACGACAGTATTTCAGTTTCTTCAGAAATTGCAACAAAAGATTCAGTTGAGTTTAATAATTGGTTCAAAACCAATGCTTTTGCACAAAAGCAGTCGGGTTATTATGGTGTTTTTGTAAGAGTTCCACTTGGAAATATCTCTAGCACAGTTTCACGTAGCCTTTCTGCCAAATTAGCTAATTATATTGCTGATGATGTAAGAGTAACCGTAAACCAAGGCTTATTACTTAGGTTTGTAAAAGCAGAAAACTTAGTGAAAGTCTTCGAAATTTTAAGCGAGCACAACCTAGCTGCACCTGGTGCCAATAGTATAGTCAATATAACAGCCTGTCCTGGTACTGATACCTGCAACTTAGCTATTTCTGATAGTACAAGTATTTCGCTTGAATTAGAAAAAGTGATGAAAGAAGATTTCCCTGAATTGATTGAGGAAAACAAAATGCAAATCAAGATTTCAGGGTGTATGAATGCGTGTGGGCAACATAGCATGGCCAATATTGGGTTTCATGGAAGCTCGTTAAAAGCTGGAGGAAAGGTTTTACCTGCGTTACAAGTATTATTAGGAGGCGGAACTATCGGCAACGGTCAAGGAAGAATTGCTGACAAAGTAATTAAAGTTCCAAGCAAAAGAGGGCCTCAATTACTCCGTACAGTTTTAAACGATTATGAAACCAATGGTCTAGAAGGAGAATACTTCAATGACTATTATGAGCGTCAAGGTGAGAAATATTTCTATAATCTTTTAAAACCATTGGCAGATTTAACTAATCTCATTGACACCGACTTCGTTGATTGGGGTCGAGATGAGATTTTCCAAACTGAAATTGGGGTCGGAGAATGTGCTAGTGTAATCATTGATTTAGTGGCTACTTTATTCTATGAATCAGAAGAAAAAATAGAATGGGCAAAAGAAGCTTTCAATGAAAATCGTTTAGCCGATGCCATTTATTATGCTTATCAATCGCAAGTAAATACTGCAAAAGCCTTATTACTTGACAAGAATATCAATTGTAGTACTCAACACGGTATTATTTCGGAATTTGATAAACATTTTGAAAATGAATTTGGTGGCAATGTAAAAGAACAGATTTTACAAATCAATAAAAATGAACCAACAAAAGATTTTGCCATAGATTTCATTGAAACAGCAGAAGATTTCTTAAAACAAGCAATTTCTGTAAGAGAAACATTAAAATTAGAAATTGCCTAA
- a CDS encoding ribonuclease Z has product MNFEFLVLGTGSATPVVNRHPSAFLLSIENESFLIDCGEGTQYRLLENKIKSSRIRHIFISHLHGDHYFGLIGLLSSWNLNQRKEELTIFAPRGLDEILTTQFKYSDTRLHFKIIFVETNTESINQILDTNLVTVETIPLQHRIPCCGFLFRSKASKRKIVADKLPSNFPIPYMKMLKDGLDIFDELTGVTYKNKDFTVPGGQSKSFAYCSDTAFNELKVNQIQGIDTIYHEATFTESEAKRAEQTNHSTAKQAAKIAQMSNAKQLIIGHYSSRYKTLETHLEEAKSVFANTLLAEENTTYKV; this is encoded by the coding sequence ATGAATTTTGAATTTTTAGTATTAGGTACTGGCTCAGCGACTCCTGTTGTAAATCGTCATCCCTCTGCATTTCTTCTCTCTATTGAAAACGAATCATTTTTGATTGATTGCGGCGAGGGAACTCAGTATCGGTTACTTGAAAATAAAATTAAAAGTTCAAGGATAAGACATATTTTTATCAGCCACCTTCATGGCGACCATTACTTTGGATTAATTGGCTTACTTTCAAGTTGGAATCTCAATCAACGTAAAGAAGAATTAACCATATTTGCTCCTCGTGGGCTTGACGAAATTTTAACTACCCAATTCAAATATTCAGATACTCGACTGCATTTTAAAATAATTTTTGTTGAAACTAATACTGAATCAATAAATCAAATTTTAGATACTAATCTAGTTACCGTAGAAACAATTCCACTTCAACACCGCATTCCTTGCTGTGGATTTTTATTTCGTTCAAAAGCATCTAAACGCAAAATAGTTGCAGATAAATTACCTTCAAATTTTCCTATCCCATACATGAAAATGCTAAAAGATGGATTAGATATTTTTGACGAACTTACTGGGGTTACGTATAAAAATAAAGATTTTACAGTTCCCGGTGGACAAAGCAAATCATTCGCTTATTGTTCAGATACTGCATTTAACGAATTGAAAGTCAACCAAATACAAGGTATTGATACAATCTATCACGAAGCTACATTTACTGAATCTGAGGCGAAAAGAGCCGAACAAACAAATCATTCAACCGCCAAACAAGCCGCAAAAATCGCTCAAATGTCAAATGCTAAACAGTTGATTATTGGGCATTATTCTTCACGTTACAAAACCCTCGAGACCCACCTTGAGGAAGCAAAATCAGTTTTCGCAAATACATTATTGGCCGAAGAAAACACCACTTATAAGGTATAA
- a CDS encoding STAS domain-containing protein — MTYSVEKTEHYALIQIEENKFDKSITAEVEKQIVVLYREGFMNMILDFSKVLEIDESGLSLLRKATKVCRSEHGLFIVCTKDDDILDLIDGEKIPEIVLLPTVDEGIDAVFMNDLENDFREEEDDEFDLGEENGFTEGKF; from the coding sequence ATGACTTATTCAGTTGAAAAAACCGAACATTACGCACTTATTCAAATAGAAGAAAATAAATTCGATAAATCAATCACTGCTGAGGTAGAAAAACAAATTGTTGTACTTTACCGTGAAGGTTTTATGAATATGATTCTTGATTTTTCAAAGGTTTTGGAAATTGATGAATCAGGTCTTTCGCTTCTTAGAAAAGCAACCAAAGTTTGCCGCAGTGAGCATGGTCTATTTATTGTTTGTACAAAAGATGATGATATCCTTGACTTAATTGATGGTGAAAAAATACCAGAAATCGTACTTCTTCCAACGGTTGATGAAGGAATTGATGCAGTTTTCATGAATGATTTAGAAAATGATTTTCGTGAAGAAGAAGATGATGAGTTTGATTTGGGTGAAGAAAACGGATTTACAGAAGGTAAATTTTAA
- a CDS encoding glycosyltransferase family 9 protein: MKKFIALWKHRYQKYSHILKVNIHFIIDFLWFKVQKLYHRKPFVAIALTQQFGDIVAGEPLSRQVRKKHPNSTIIWFVRPAFKELVQNNPNIDIIFEDICANHRKKILGANIFDTVYNLQFRNNSHCEICNVFVDNEVADKKGITIENYYFHGNLLEVQQKIAGIELIDETPILYFSNSEVQKIDSLNLPTKFIVIHCQSAQNSRNWDASKWQQLINQLIEQYDIAIVEIGLSSELAIHSKNYINLCGKLSLLETAEVIKRARLYIGIDSGPAHLANAVGTYGIIMLGKLANFVNHIPYSGGYKSGKTATIIRNTNGPSSEIEISEVLEVIKSKELI; encoded by the coding sequence ATGAAAAAATTCATTGCACTTTGGAAACATCGTTACCAAAAATATTCTCATATACTAAAGGTAAACATTCATTTTATAATAGATTTTCTTTGGTTCAAGGTTCAAAAACTTTACCATAGAAAACCATTTGTAGCAATTGCGTTAACTCAACAATTTGGAGATATCGTTGCAGGAGAACCACTTTCTCGTCAAGTCAGAAAAAAGCATCCAAATTCAACAATCATTTGGTTTGTTCGTCCAGCTTTTAAAGAACTCGTTCAAAACAACCCCAATATTGATATTATTTTTGAAGATATTTGTGCCAATCATCGAAAAAAAATATTGGGAGCAAATATTTTTGATACTGTTTATAATCTCCAATTTAGAAATAATAGTCACTGCGAAATCTGTAATGTTTTTGTTGATAATGAAGTGGCTGATAAAAAAGGAATAACCATTGAAAATTATTATTTTCATGGAAATTTGCTGGAAGTCCAACAAAAAATTGCAGGCATTGAATTAATTGATGAAACACCAATTTTGTACTTTTCAAATTCGGAAGTTCAAAAAATTGATTCGTTGAATTTACCCACTAAATTTATTGTAATTCATTGTCAGTCTGCACAAAATAGTAGAAATTGGGATGCGTCAAAATGGCAACAACTCATTAATCAACTAATTGAACAATACGATATAGCTATTGTTGAAATAGGATTATCAAGCGAATTGGCAATTCATTCAAAAAACTATATCAATCTTTGTGGAAAATTAAGTCTTTTAGAAACTGCCGAGGTAATCAAAAGAGCAAGATTATACATTGGCATTGATAGTGGGCCAGCCCACTTGGCCAATGCGGTTGGCACTTACGGCATAATTATGCTTGGAAAACTTGCTAATTTTGTCAACCATATTCCCTACTCAGGAGGCTATAAATCAGGTAAAACCGCAACGATTATTAGAAATACAAATGGACCAAGCTCTGAAATTGAAATTTCAGAAGTTTTAGAGGTTATCAAATCAAAAGAACTAATTTAA
- a CDS encoding glycosyltransferase: protein MTLVFTLCSVNYLAQAHTLGDSLHALNPEFEYIIGLVDKLDTKDIEVSKLPAYQLLEVDKINIPDFAGMCERYDITELNTAVKPYYFDYFLKNRPEISNIIYFDPDIIVFDKLTHLEQNLQKYNIIVTPHITTPYNDDKWQNEEDVVNTGVFNFGFVAINRSSEAQKMIDWWCDKLAKECVINLCEGLFVDQHWAEFFPAYFNNVLIDKHLGYNVAYWNLHERHCTSKDGNWYINQTIPLQFFHYSGYLIAKPEEVSKYQNRINFTERPDIIPLFDLYRERLLKNNELYWKNFKCDYVKPKKVQRLVRVRKYLKIPLEKLALMFD, encoded by the coding sequence ATGACGCTTGTTTTTACACTTTGTTCGGTAAATTATTTAGCCCAAGCACATACACTTGGTGATTCACTTCATGCTTTAAACCCAGAATTTGAGTATATCATTGGGTTGGTAGATAAACTCGACACTAAAGATATAGAAGTTTCAAAATTACCGGCCTATCAATTATTGGAAGTGGATAAAATTAACATTCCAGATTTTGCGGGTATGTGCGAACGCTATGATATTACTGAATTAAATACCGCTGTAAAACCTTATTATTTTGATTATTTCTTAAAAAATCGACCTGAAATAAGTAATATTATTTATTTTGACCCCGATATTATTGTATTCGATAAACTTACTCATTTAGAACAAAATCTTCAAAAATACAACATCATTGTAACACCGCATATTACTACCCCATACAACGATGACAAATGGCAAAATGAAGAAGATGTTGTGAATACGGGGGTTTTTAATTTTGGATTTGTTGCCATCAACCGTTCATCTGAAGCACAAAAAATGATTGATTGGTGGTGCGATAAATTAGCTAAAGAATGTGTGATTAATTTATGTGAAGGGCTTTTTGTTGACCAACATTGGGCGGAGTTTTTTCCTGCATACTTTAATAATGTACTGATTGATAAACACTTAGGCTATAATGTTGCTTATTGGAATCTTCATGAAAGGCACTGTACTTCAAAAGATGGAAATTGGTACATTAATCAAACGATTCCTCTACAGTTTTTTCATTACAGTGGGTATCTGATAGCCAAACCAGAAGAGGTTTCGAAATATCAAAATAGAATCAACTTTACTGAAAGACCAGATATTATTCCTTTATTCGATTTATATAGAGAGCGATTGCTTAAGAATAACGAGCTTTATTGGAAAAACTTCAAATGCGATTATGTGAAGCCAAAGAAAGTACAACGTTTGGTGCGAGTGAGAAAATATCTAAAAATTCCTTTAGAAAAGCTAGCATTAATGTTTGATTAA
- a CDS encoding glycosyltransferase family 4 protein produces the protein MNILFVSHDANRAGAQLFLLNIMKYLKSKGINMQLLLLDGGVLENEFSKICPIHYWNDDAHISNGLKRTFRKFVKGNEQNQIELLLEKLQQSSFDYIYANTIATSHALPLIKKYLSAPLITHIHELEFSIQLYSNKSDREFLFKNSTKIIACSRAVAENLITVHGVDENKTSIIHSFVDNEKILHRLSEANKESIKIKYNLPENCHLIGGCGNAEWRKGIDIFIQVINQILNTSNEKYHFIWIGVKKEGEYYEQVSYDIAKMGIGDKITLIEQTPDAIELINCLDIFTIVSREDPFPLVMLEAALAQKTMIGFEKTGGCSEFIEEDAGIIVPYLNTIAMASSIIKLNNNQIYAKHLGEKAKEKVLNLYSFENSVLKIEQLLASI, from the coding sequence ATGAATATTCTCTTCGTAAGTCATGATGCTAACCGTGCGGGTGCTCAGCTATTTTTGTTGAATATCATGAAATATTTGAAATCCAAAGGTATCAATATGCAATTATTGCTACTTGATGGAGGTGTTTTAGAGAATGAATTTTCAAAAATATGTCCTATTCACTATTGGAATGATGATGCACATATTTCGAATGGATTAAAAAGAACTTTTAGGAAATTTGTCAAAGGAAATGAACAAAATCAAATAGAACTGCTGCTTGAAAAACTTCAACAAAGCTCATTTGATTATATTTATGCCAATACCATTGCAACTTCCCATGCACTACCACTAATTAAAAAGTATTTATCAGCACCACTGATTACGCATATTCATGAATTAGAATTTTCAATTCAATTATATTCAAATAAATCTGATCGCGAATTTCTGTTCAAAAATTCAACTAAAATAATTGCTTGTTCGAGAGCTGTTGCCGAGAATTTAATTACCGTACATGGAGTTGATGAAAATAAAACCTCAATTATTCATTCTTTTGTTGATAATGAAAAGATTTTACATCGTCTTTCAGAAGCTAACAAAGAATCAATCAAAATTAAATACAATTTACCCGAAAATTGTCATTTAATTGGTGGCTGTGGAAATGCCGAATGGAGGAAAGGTATAGATATTTTCATTCAAGTTATTAATCAAATTTTAAATACTTCTAACGAAAAGTATCATTTCATTTGGATTGGCGTAAAAAAAGAAGGCGAATATTATGAACAAGTTTCGTATGATATAGCTAAAATGGGAATTGGAGATAAAATTACACTTATTGAGCAAACACCCGATGCCATCGAATTAATTAATTGTTTGGATATTTTTACTATTGTTTCAAGAGAAGACCCTTTTCCATTAGTGATGCTCGAAGCTGCTTTGGCTCAAAAAACAATGATTGGATTTGAAAAAACAGGTGGTTGTAGTGAATTTATTGAGGAAGATGCTGGTATAATTGTACCATATTTGAATACAATCGCTATGGCATCGAGCATAATTAAACTCAATAATAATCAGATTTATGCAAAGCACCTTGGAGAAAAAGCTAAGGAAAAAGTTTTGAATTTATACAGTTTTGAAAACTCAGTTTTAAAAATAGAACAACTTTTGGCTTCTATATAA
- the lpcA gene encoding D-sedoheptulose 7-phosphate isomerase, with protein sequence MNNYQAILAELEEASKVLNNFINSEENIKNIEKVADLMANAIKNGKKIISCGNGGSHCDAMHFAEELSGRYRDNRKSLAAIAISDPSHISCVGNDYGFDYIFSRFIEGLGNEGDVLLGISTSGNSKNIINAVEAAREKGMNVVIFSGKDGGKLADKADVEIRVPHFGYADRIQEIHIKVIHILIMLIEKKVLNS encoded by the coding sequence ATGAATAACTACCAGGCAATTTTAGCAGAATTAGAAGAAGCAAGTAAAGTTCTTAATAACTTCATTAATTCTGAAGAGAACATTAAAAACATCGAAAAAGTAGCAGATTTGATGGCAAATGCTATCAAAAATGGCAAAAAAATCATCTCTTGTGGAAATGGTGGTTCTCATTGTGATGCCATGCATTTTGCTGAAGAGCTTTCCGGAAGATATCGTGATAATAGAAAATCATTGGCTGCTATCGCTATTTCCGACCCAAGTCATATTTCTTGCGTTGGGAATGATTATGGTTTTGACTATATTTTTTCAAGATTTATTGAGGGTTTAGGAAATGAAGGTGATGTATTATTAGGAATCAGCACCAGTGGAAATTCTAAAAATATTATCAATGCTGTTGAAGCTGCCCGTGAAAAAGGGATGAATGTTGTTATTTTCTCTGGAAAAGATGGCGGCAAATTAGCGGATAAAGCTGATGTAGAAATCAGAGTTCCACATTTTGGATATGCCGACCGTATTCAAGAAATCCACATCAAGGTTATTCATATTCTAATTATGCTCATTGAAAAGAAAGTCTTAAATTCTTAA
- a CDS encoding glycosyltransferase family 4 protein, translated as MSKKLVLFITPTGGRTGSEMLLWYLLKHLSGKIKSAIYTRLNGELFATQSTADQTFINNNRRSFIYQIYEGIYHKIFKITPEEKKVLDIQKKIKADRWYLNTITMPQFARLAQKVGVPYDLHVHELVSIYDEIRFDDFKFQLDNAARIICCSSIVERRISEMGYSNTLLLHSFIDTQTISIKQSALSIRDKIGIPSDAFVWVMSGSMNLRKGYDTICDLFQYLPQNTYIVWLGSVKQTGVLHYIRQRTKIEKLNFIEIGEKSAEYYDYLNISDGFVLTAKEDPFPLVMIEAAYLEKPIVGYNSGGIAEFIQNGMGLCVDSFNPKDLGDAMAQIQEKKLNIDNNTLRNRALDFDIQNQISKWDNLFDL; from the coding sequence ATGAGTAAAAAATTAGTTTTATTTATTACACCTACTGGTGGCCGCACTGGCTCAGAAATGCTTCTTTGGTATTTATTGAAGCATCTTTCTGGTAAAATAAAATCAGCCATTTATACTCGTCTGAACGGAGAATTATTTGCTACACAATCAACTGCTGACCAAACATTTATAAATAATAATAGGCGAAGCTTTATTTACCAAATTTACGAAGGCATCTACCATAAAATATTTAAGATTACGCCTGAGGAAAAGAAAGTTTTGGATATTCAAAAGAAAATCAAAGCTGATAGATGGTATTTAAACACAATAACAATGCCTCAATTTGCACGTTTAGCTCAAAAGGTGGGTGTACCCTATGATTTACATGTGCATGAATTGGTAAGCATTTACGATGAAATTAGATTCGATGATTTCAAATTTCAGCTTGATAATGCCGCTCGAATTATTTGCTGTTCATCAATAGTCGAAAGAAGAATCAGTGAAATGGGTTATTCAAATACCCTCCTACTTCATTCGTTTATTGATACGCAAACCATTTCAATCAAGCAGTCTGCTTTATCAATCCGTGATAAAATTGGTATTCCTTCCGATGCATTTGTTTGGGTAATGTCTGGCTCGATGAATCTAAGAAAAGGTTATGATACCATTTGCGATTTATTTCAGTATTTACCTCAAAATACTTATATTGTGTGGTTAGGAAGTGTAAAACAAACAGGTGTGTTGCATTATATTCGTCAGCGAACTAAGATTGAAAAACTTAATTTCATCGAAATTGGAGAAAAATCGGCTGAATATTATGATTATCTCAATATTTCAGATGGTTTTGTTTTAACCGCCAAAGAAGACCCCTTCCCTCTTGTAATGATTGAAGCAGCTTACCTCGAAAAACCAATTGTTGGTTATAATTCGGGTGGAATTGCTGAATTTATTCAAAATGGAATGGGCTTATGTGTCGATAGTTTTAACCCAAAAGATTTAGGAGACGCAATGGCACAAATTCAAGAGAAAAAATTAAACATTGATAATAACACCCTTAGAAATCGAGCCTTAGATTTTGACATTCAAAATCAGATTTCTAAATGGGATAACTTATTTGATTTATAA